One window from the genome of Pseudomonas fluorescens encodes:
- a CDS encoding LysR family transcriptional regulator ArgP produces the protein MFDYKLLSALAAVVEQAGFERAAQVLGLSQSAISQRIKLLEARVGQPVLVRATPPAPTEIGRRLLNHVQQVRLLERDLQSLVPALDEEGLPERLRIALNADSLATWWAAAVGDFCADHHLLLDLVVEDQTVGLKRMRAGEVAACVCASERPVAGARSVLLGAMRYRALASPAFIARHFPDGVRADQLARTPALVFGPDDFLQHRYLASVGVEGGFEHHLCPSSEGFIRLAEVGLGWGLVPELQVREQLERGVLVELLADKPIDVPLYWHHWRNGGQLLGLLTERLIAAASSTLQAVSEKRLA, from the coding sequence ATGTTCGATTACAAATTGCTTTCTGCCCTGGCTGCCGTGGTCGAGCAGGCCGGTTTCGAGCGCGCGGCCCAAGTGCTGGGTTTGTCGCAATCGGCCATTTCCCAACGGATCAAGTTGCTGGAGGCGCGTGTCGGTCAGCCCGTTCTGGTGCGTGCCACACCGCCAGCGCCCACGGAAATCGGCCGTCGGTTGCTCAACCACGTGCAACAGGTGCGGCTGCTCGAGCGCGACCTGCAGAGCCTGGTGCCGGCGCTGGATGAAGAGGGGCTGCCGGAGCGTCTGCGCATCGCCTTGAACGCCGACAGCCTGGCAACCTGGTGGGCCGCTGCCGTGGGAGATTTCTGCGCCGACCATCACCTGTTGCTCGACCTAGTGGTAGAAGACCAGACCGTGGGCCTCAAACGCATGCGCGCCGGTGAAGTGGCGGCCTGTGTCTGCGCCAGCGAACGCCCGGTGGCGGGGGCTCGCAGCGTGTTGCTGGGGGCGATGCGCTACCGGGCGTTGGCCAGCCCGGCCTTCATCGCCCGGCACTTTCCCGACGGCGTGCGGGCCGATCAACTGGCTCGTACGCCGGCATTGGTGTTTGGCCCGGATGATTTCCTGCAGCATCGCTACCTTGCGTCCGTGGGCGTGGAGGGCGGTTTCGAGCATCATTTATGCCCCTCGTCCGAAGGTTTCATCCGTCTTGCCGAGGTGGGGTTGGGCTGGGGGCTGGTGCCAGAGCTGCAAGTGCGCGAACAGCTGGAACGAGGCGTGCTGGTGGAATTGTTGGCAGATAAACCGATCGATGTGCCGCTGTACTGGCATCATTGGCGCAATGGTGGGCAGTTGCTCGGCTTATTGACTGAGCGATTGATCGCAGCGGCAAGCAGCACGCTGCAAGCGGTAAGTGAAAAGCGCTTGGCTTGA
- a CDS encoding LysE/ArgO family amino acid transporter: MWQSYVNGLLVALGLIMAIGAQNAFVLAQSLRREHHLPVAALCIACDALLVAAGVFGLATLLAQSPLLLSIARWGGAAFLLWYGSLALRRACSKQSLQQGENQAVRSLRAVLLSALAVTLLNPHVYLDTVLLIGSLGAQQSVPGAYVVGAASASLLWFLTLAIGAAWLAPWLARPSTWRILDLLVAVVMFTVAMQLIVAG; encoded by the coding sequence ATGTGGCAAAGCTATGTGAACGGGCTCTTGGTGGCGCTCGGGCTGATCATGGCCATCGGCGCCCAGAACGCATTCGTGCTGGCCCAGAGCCTGCGCCGCGAGCACCACTTGCCGGTCGCGGCGCTGTGCATCGCCTGCGACGCCCTGTTGGTCGCCGCCGGAGTGTTCGGCTTGGCGACCTTGCTGGCCCAGAGTCCGTTGTTGCTGTCGATTGCCCGCTGGGGCGGCGCGGCGTTCCTGCTCTGGTACGGCAGTCTGGCCTTGCGCCGGGCCTGTTCGAAGCAGAGCCTGCAACAGGGTGAGAACCAGGCTGTGCGCTCGCTGCGGGCAGTGTTGCTCAGCGCGCTGGCGGTGACGCTGCTCAACCCCCACGTCTACCTCGACACCGTGCTGCTGATCGGTTCCCTCGGGGCCCAGCAGAGCGTGCCCGGCGCCTATGTGGTGGGCGCGGCCAGTGCCTCGCTGCTGTGGTTCCTCACCCTGGCCATCGGCGCCGCATGGCTGGCTCCCTGGTTGGCCCGTCCAAGCACCTGGCGGATCCTGGACCTGTTGGTGGCGGTGGTGATGTTTACCGTGGCGATGCAATTGATTGTCGCCGGCTGA
- a CDS encoding superoxide dismutase encodes MAFELPPLPYPHDALAPHISKETLEYHHDKHHNTYVVNLNNLVPGTEFEGKTLEEIVKTSSGGIFNNAAQVWNHTFYWNCLAPNAGGQPTGALAEAINKAFGSFDKFKEEFSKTSIGTFGSGWGWLVKKADGSLALASTIGAGNPLTSGDTPLLTCDVWEHAYYIDYRNVRPKYVEAFWNLVNWKFVAEQFEGKAFTA; translated from the coding sequence ATGGCTTTCGAATTGCCGCCGCTGCCCTATCCACACGACGCACTGGCGCCACACATTTCCAAAGAAACTCTGGAATACCACCACGACAAGCACCACAACACCTACGTCGTGAACCTGAACAACCTGGTGCCTGGCACCGAGTTCGAAGGCAAGACCCTGGAAGAAATCGTCAAGACTTCCTCGGGCGGTATCTTCAACAACGCCGCTCAGGTCTGGAACCACACCTTCTACTGGAACTGCCTGGCGCCAAACGCCGGCGGTCAACCAACCGGCGCCCTGGCTGAAGCCATCAACAAGGCATTCGGTTCGTTCGACAAGTTCAAGGAAGAATTCAGCAAGACCTCCATCGGCACCTTCGGTTCCGGCTGGGGCTGGCTGGTGAAAAAGGCTGACGGTTCCCTGGCCCTGGCCAGCACCATCGGTGCCGGCAACCCGCTGACCAGCGGCGACACCCCGCTGCTGACCTGCGACGTGTGGGAACACGCCTACTACATTGACTACCGCAACGTTCGTCCGAAATACGTCGAAGCGTTCTGGAACCTGGTCAACTGGAAATTCGTCGCCGAGCAGTTCGAAGGCAAAGCCTTTACTGCCTAA
- a CDS encoding putative bifunctional diguanylate cyclase/phosphodiesterase yields the protein MKLELKNSLSVKLLRVVLLSALIVGMVLSCAQIVFDAYKTNQAVASDAQRILDMFRDPSTQAVYSLDREMGMQVIEGLFQDEAVRMASIGHPRETMLAEKTRPLQHSESRWLTDLILGKERTFTTQLVGRGPYSEYYGDLSITLDTATYGEGFIVSSVIIFISGMLRALAMGLVLYLVYHWLLTKPLSRIIEHLTEINPDRPSAHKIPQLRGHEQNELGLWINTANQLLESIERNTHLRHEAENSLLRMAQYDFLTGLPNRQQLQQQLDKILVDAGRLQRRVAVLCVGLDDFKGINEQFSYQTGDQLLLALADRLRAHSGRLGALARLGGDQFALVQADIEQPYEAAELAQSILDDLEAPFAIDDQQIRLRATIGITLFPEDGDSTEKLLQKAEQTMTLAKSRSRNRYQFYIASVDSEMRRRRELEKDLREALAREQFTLVYQPQISYRDLRVVGTEALIRWHHPEHGLVPPDLFIPLAEQNGTIIAIGEWVLDQACRQLREWHDQGFLDLRMAVNLSTVQLHHAELPRVVNNLLQMYRLPPRSLELEVTETGLMEDITTAAQHLLSLRRSGALIAIDDFGTGYSSLSYLKSLPLDKIKIDKSFVQDLLDDEDDATIVRAIIQLGKSLGMQVIAEGVETVEQEAYIIAEGCHEGQGYYYSKPLPARELGLYLKQAERSKVSIL from the coding sequence TTGAAGCTGGAACTCAAGAACAGCTTGTCTGTGAAGTTGCTCCGGGTCGTGCTCCTTTCGGCATTGATCGTTGGCATGGTCTTGAGCTGCGCCCAGATCGTGTTCGATGCCTACAAAACCAACCAGGCCGTCGCCAGTGACGCCCAGCGTATCCTCGACATGTTCCGCGATCCATCGACCCAGGCCGTCTACAGCCTGGACCGGGAAATGGGCATGCAAGTGATCGAAGGCCTGTTCCAGGACGAAGCCGTGCGCATGGCCTCCATCGGCCATCCCCGCGAAACCATGCTCGCCGAAAAAACCCGCCCCTTGCAGCACTCCGAAAGCCGCTGGCTGACCGACCTGATCCTGGGCAAGGAGCGCACCTTCACCACGCAGCTGGTGGGACGTGGCCCCTACAGCGAATATTACGGCGACCTGAGCATTACCCTCGACACGGCCACCTACGGCGAAGGTTTCATCGTCAGCTCGGTGATCATCTTCATCTCCGGGATGCTGCGGGCCCTGGCCATGGGCCTGGTGCTGTACCTGGTCTATCACTGGCTGCTGACCAAGCCGTTGTCACGGATCATCGAGCACCTGACCGAAATCAACCCCGATCGCCCCAGTGCGCACAAGATCCCGCAGTTGCGCGGCCACGAGCAAAACGAACTGGGCCTGTGGATCAACACGGCCAACCAACTGCTCGAATCCATCGAGCGCAACACGCACCTGCGTCACGAAGCGGAAAACAGCCTGCTGCGAATGGCCCAGTACGACTTTCTCACCGGGCTGCCCAACCGTCAGCAACTTCAACAGCAACTGGACAAGATCCTGGTGGACGCCGGACGCCTGCAACGTCGGGTGGCGGTGTTGTGTGTAGGGCTGGATGATTTCAAGGGCATCAACGAACAGTTCAGCTATCAGACCGGCGATCAGTTGCTGCTGGCCCTGGCCGATCGCCTGCGGGCCCACAGTGGGCGGCTCGGCGCACTGGCGCGGCTGGGGGGCGACCAGTTCGCCCTGGTCCAGGCCGACATCGAACAGCCTTACGAGGCCGCCGAACTGGCCCAGAGCATCCTCGATGACCTGGAAGCACCGTTCGCCATCGACGATCAGCAAATCCGCCTGCGGGCTACCATCGGCATCACCCTCTTCCCCGAAGACGGCGACAGCACCGAGAAACTGTTGCAGAAAGCCGAGCAGACCATGACCCTGGCCAAGAGCCGCTCGCGCAATCGCTATCAGTTCTACATTGCCAGCGTCGACAGCGAGATGCGCCGCCGTCGCGAACTGGAAAAAGACCTGCGCGAGGCCCTGGCCCGCGAGCAGTTCACCCTGGTGTACCAGCCACAGATCAGCTACCGCGACCTGCGGGTGGTGGGCACTGAAGCCCTGATCCGCTGGCACCATCCCGAGCACGGCCTGGTGCCGCCCGACCTGTTCATTCCCCTGGCCGAGCAGAACGGCACCATCATCGCCATCGGTGAATGGGTGCTGGACCAGGCGTGCAGGCAATTGCGCGAATGGCACGACCAGGGTTTCCTCGACCTGCGCATGGCGGTCAATCTGTCGACAGTGCAATTGCACCACGCCGAACTGCCACGGGTGGTGAACAATCTCCTGCAGATGTACCGGCTGCCGCCACGCAGCCTGGAGCTGGAAGTCACCGAGACCGGCCTGATGGAAGACATCACCACCGCGGCCCAGCACTTGCTGAGCCTGCGTCGCTCCGGGGCGCTGATTGCCATCGATGACTTCGGCACCGGCTACTCGTCCCTGAGCTACCTCAAGAGCCTGCCGCTGGACAAGATCAAGATCGACAAGAGCTTCGTCCAGGACCTGCTCGACGACGAAGACGACGCAACCATCGTCCGGGCCATCATCCAATTGGGCAAGAGCCTGGGGATGCAGGTCATTGCCGAGGGCGTCGAGACGGTCGAGCAGGAAGCCTACATCATCGCCGAGGGCTGCCACGAAGGTCAGGGCTACTACTACAGCAAGCCGCTACCGGCGCGGGAATTGGGCCTTTACCTGAAGCAGGCCGAGCGCAGCAAGGTGTCCATCCTCTGA
- a CDS encoding imelysin family protein, with the protein MIRMPLATASLLAIAISLAGCGEGKDKAAAPQAPTPAASTSAPVAPAAAGKVDEAAAKAVVAHYADIVYAVYSDAESTAKTLQTAVDAFLAKPNADTLKAAKAAWVAARVPYLQSEVFRFGNTIIDDWEGQVNAWPLDEGLIDYVDKSYEHALGNPGATANIIANTEVQVGEDKVDVKDITPEKLASLNELGGSEANVATGYHAIEFLLWGQDLNGTGPGAGNRPASDYLEGAGATGGHNDRRRAYLKSVTQLLVNDLQEMVGNWKPNVADNYRATLEAEPAESGLRKMLFGMGSLSLGELAGERMKVSLEANSPEDEQDCFSDNTHNSHFYDAKGVRNVYLGEYTRVDGTKMTGASLSSLVAKADPAADTALKADLADTEAKIQVMVDHANKGEHYDQLIAAGNTAGNQIVRDAIAALVKQTGSIEQAAGKLGISDLNPDNADHEF; encoded by the coding sequence ATGATTCGTATGCCCCTGGCTACCGCCAGTCTGCTGGCCATCGCTATTTCCCTCGCCGGTTGCGGCGAAGGCAAAGACAAGGCCGCCGCGCCGCAAGCGCCAACGCCGGCCGCCAGCACCTCGGCACCGGTCGCCCCTGCTGCCGCCGGCAAAGTCGACGAAGCCGCCGCCAAGGCCGTTGTCGCGCACTATGCCGACATCGTCTATGCCGTCTACAGCGATGCCGAATCCACTGCGAAGACCCTGCAAACCGCCGTCGACGCGTTCCTGGCCAAGCCGAACGCCGATACCTTGAAAGCCGCCAAGGCTGCCTGGGTCGCCGCACGCGTACCGTACCTGCAAAGCGAAGTGTTCCGCTTCGGCAACACCATCATCGACGACTGGGAAGGCCAGGTGAACGCCTGGCCCCTGGACGAAGGCCTGATCGACTACGTCGACAAATCCTACGAGCACGCCTTGGGTAACCCGGGCGCCACCGCCAACATCATCGCCAATACCGAAGTCCAGGTTGGCGAAGACAAGGTCGACGTCAAGGACATCACCCCGGAAAAACTCGCCAGCCTGAACGAGCTGGGCGGTTCCGAGGCCAACGTCGCCACCGGCTACCACGCCATCGAATTCCTGCTGTGGGGCCAGGACCTCAACGGCACCGGCCCGGGCGCCGGCAATCGCCCCGCTTCGGATTACCTGGAAGGCGCCGGTGCCACTGGCGGCCACAACGACCGTCGTCGTGCCTACCTCAAGTCCGTGACCCAACTGCTGGTCAATGACCTGCAGGAAATGGTCGGCAACTGGAAGCCGAACGTGGCCGACAACTACCGCGCCACCCTGGAAGCCGAGCCGGCCGAAAGTGGCCTGCGCAAGATGCTGTTCGGCATGGGCAGCCTGTCCCTGGGTGAACTGGCGGGCGAGCGCATGAAGGTGTCCCTGGAAGCCAACTCGCCGGAAGACGAGCAGGATTGCTTCAGCGACAACACCCACAACTCGCACTTCTACGATGCCAAGGGCGTGCGTAACGTGTACCTGGGCGAATACACCCGGGTCGACGGCACCAAGATGACCGGCGCCAGCCTGTCGTCCCTGGTCGCCAAGGCCGACCCGGCCGCGGACACCGCGCTCAAGGCCGACCTGGCCGACACCGAAGCCAAGATCCAGGTCATGGTCGATCACGCCAACAAGGGTGAGCACTACGACCAGTTGATCGCCGCCGGCAACACTGCCGGTAACCAGATCGTGCGCGACGCCATCGCCGCACTGGTCAAGCAGACCGGTTCGATCGAACAGGCTGCGGGCAAACTGGGCATCAGCGACCTGAACCCGGACAACGCTGATCACGAGTTCTGA
- a CDS encoding RNA polymerase sigma factor translates to MSVETVKARVEQVYRQDSRRILATLIRLLGDFDLAEEALHEAFFIAVERWQRDGVPDNPRAWLVSAGRFKAIDSLRRRARFAASQPMLIAQLEALEQDPWSDEDVEDDRLRLIFTCCHPALAADAQVPLTLREVCDLTTEQIARAFLAAPAAIAQRIVRAKAKIRDARIPYQVPSRAELPERLDSVLRVIYLVFNEGYSASMGAELTREDLTREAIRLGRLLMELLPEAEVMGLLALMLLHESRRPARTSSTGELILLDEQVRSLWDAELIAEGCALVEAALKTRRFGPYCLQAAIAAVHAEAPTAEQTDWPQIVGLYDVLLRAVPSPVIELNRAAALAKRDGPEVGLRLVEAILERGELLDYHLAYSAQAEFCRQLGRLDEARAAYRRALELTQQLPERRFIEGRLAGLQP, encoded by the coding sequence ATGTCGGTCGAAACGGTCAAGGCGCGGGTCGAGCAGGTTTATCGGCAAGACTCGCGGCGGATCCTGGCGACGCTGATTCGCCTGCTGGGTGACTTCGATCTGGCGGAAGAGGCTTTGCACGAGGCCTTTTTCATTGCGGTCGAGCGTTGGCAGCGCGACGGTGTGCCGGACAACCCACGGGCCTGGCTGGTGTCTGCCGGGCGCTTCAAGGCCATCGACAGTTTGCGCCGGCGCGCGCGTTTCGCCGCGTCCCAACCGATGTTGATCGCTCAACTCGAAGCGCTGGAGCAGGATCCGTGGAGTGACGAAGACGTGGAAGACGATCGCCTGCGGCTGATTTTTACCTGTTGCCACCCGGCCCTGGCGGCGGATGCCCAGGTGCCCCTGACGCTGCGGGAAGTCTGCGACCTGACCACCGAACAAATCGCCCGGGCGTTTCTCGCCGCCCCGGCGGCCATTGCCCAGCGCATCGTGCGGGCCAAGGCGAAAATCCGCGATGCCAGGATCCCCTATCAGGTGCCGTCCCGCGCGGAACTGCCGGAGCGGCTGGACAGCGTTCTGCGGGTGATCTACCTGGTGTTCAACGAAGGGTATTCGGCCTCGATGGGCGCCGAGCTGACTCGCGAAGACCTGACGCGCGAAGCCATCCGTCTCGGGCGTCTGCTGATGGAGTTGCTGCCCGAGGCCGAGGTCATGGGGTTGCTGGCGTTGATGCTGCTGCACGAATCCCGGCGCCCGGCGCGAACGTCGTCGACCGGTGAACTGATTCTGCTGGATGAGCAGGTGCGATCCTTATGGGATGCCGAGCTGATCGCCGAGGGCTGTGCGTTGGTGGAAGCCGCGCTGAAAACCCGACGGTTCGGGCCGTACTGCCTGCAAGCGGCGATTGCGGCGGTGCATGCCGAAGCGCCGACGGCTGAGCAGACCGATTGGCCGCAGATCGTCGGGCTTTATGATGTGCTGCTGCGGGCCGTGCCGTCGCCGGTGATCGAACTCAACCGCGCTGCCGCCCTGGCCAAGCGTGACGGACCGGAAGTCGGCTTGCGCCTGGTCGAGGCGATCCTGGAGCGTGGGGAATTACTCGACTATCACCTGGCCTATTCGGCGCAGGCGGAATTCTGTCGTCAACTGGGACGATTGGACGAGGCGAGGGCGGCGTACCGCCGCGCGCTCGAACTGACGCAGCAGTTGCCGGAACGGCGGTTTATCGAAGGGCGGCTTGCCGGGTTGCAGCCATGA
- a CDS encoding YciI family protein, with protein sequence MKYLCLVYSNEQTLHNSPDSPEDAECMAYAESIQGSGRMLAAEALESVQTATTVRMRGGKLSITDGPFAETKEQLAGFYLIDAKDLNEAIQVAGNIPAARVGCVEVRPVRQLNP encoded by the coding sequence ATGAAGTACCTATGCCTGGTGTATAGCAACGAACAGACGCTGCACAACTCGCCCGACAGCCCGGAGGACGCCGAGTGCATGGCCTATGCCGAATCGATCCAGGGCAGTGGGCGCATGCTGGCCGCCGAAGCCCTGGAGTCGGTACAGACCGCCACCACGGTGCGCATGCGTGGCGGCAAGCTGTCGATCACCGACGGCCCCTTCGCCGAAACCAAGGAGCAACTGGCGGGCTTCTACCTGATCGACGCCAAGGACCTCAACGAAGCCATCCAGGTCGCCGGCAATATCCCGGCGGCCCGGGTCGGTTGCGTTGAAGTGCGACCGGTACGCCAACTGAACCCCTGA
- a CDS encoding YybH family protein, protein MNTQATETQIQALIDTYRQAVMAKDVEKVMALYDESIVSFDAIQALQFKGKTAYRAHWQACMEMCPGPHKFDFHQVKITPADNIAFAHWLAYCGGTNEKGEEQACWMRVTACYQRVAGQWRIVHEHWSAPFDPMAGTALFDLQP, encoded by the coding sequence ATGAATACCCAAGCCACTGAAACCCAGATCCAGGCCTTGATCGACACCTACCGCCAAGCCGTCATGGCCAAGGACGTCGAAAAAGTCATGGCGCTCTATGACGAGAGCATTGTCTCGTTCGATGCCATCCAGGCCCTGCAATTCAAGGGCAAGACCGCTTACCGGGCCCATTGGCAAGCGTGTATGGAAATGTGCCCCGGCCCGCACAAGTTCGACTTTCATCAGGTCAAGATTACCCCGGCCGACAACATCGCCTTTGCCCACTGGCTGGCCTATTGCGGCGGCACCAACGAAAAAGGCGAGGAGCAGGCCTGCTGGATGCGTGTGACGGCCTGCTACCAGCGTGTAGCCGGACAATGGCGGATCGTCCATGAACATTGGTCCGCTCCGTTCGACCCGATGGCCGGGACGGCGCTGTTCGACCTGCAACCCTGA
- a CDS encoding GNAT family N-acetyltransferase translates to MTARLVPYEDLTALQREQVSAIELHPEQIKFAGDIHGALHMLLSRPGPGVKGFALLAGDVPVAFLLLKRPPVLPAWANEHSATLHALQVDHRAQGKGYGKACLQALPAVARAAWPDIHGLELSVDPDNVSAIGLYARLGWVDSGEAYKGRIGYERRMGLVF, encoded by the coding sequence GTGACCGCTCGACTCGTCCCCTACGAAGACCTGACCGCGCTGCAACGTGAACAGGTCAGCGCCATCGAACTCCACCCCGAACAGATCAAGTTCGCCGGCGATATTCATGGCGCCCTGCACATGCTGCTGTCCCGGCCCGGCCCGGGGGTCAAAGGCTTTGCGCTATTGGCTGGGGACGTGCCAGTGGCCTTCCTGCTGCTCAAGCGCCCGCCGGTACTGCCGGCCTGGGCCAACGAGCACAGCGCCACCCTGCATGCCTTGCAAGTCGACCACCGGGCCCAGGGCAAAGGGTATGGCAAGGCCTGCCTGCAGGCGCTGCCCGCCGTGGCACGAGCCGCCTGGCCGGACATCCACGGATTGGAGCTCTCGGTCGATCCCGATAACGTCTCGGCCATTGGCCTGTACGCCCGCCTGGGCTGGGTCGACAGTGGCGAAGCCTACAAGGGCCGCATCGGGTATGAGCGGCGGATGGGGTTGGTGTTCTGA
- a CDS encoding GyrI-like domain-containing protein: MEKPERDYTAVPRFEQGRFQLIAGFGARFTQDTAQDIPLLWEKFLPWLGKVPGQKDEVTYGVCCNPDGKGGFEYIAGVEISRLDDLPEQYRWIEIQPGHYAVFEHKGPLKKLPDTFQYIWKEWLPHSGYEAAGQPEFERYSEDFNPRTGQGTLEIWIPLKPS; the protein is encoded by the coding sequence ATGGAAAAGCCCGAACGCGATTACACAGCCGTGCCACGCTTTGAACAGGGACGTTTTCAGCTCATCGCCGGCTTTGGTGCTCGGTTTACCCAGGACACCGCCCAAGACATCCCTTTGCTCTGGGAAAAGTTCCTGCCCTGGCTCGGCAAGGTGCCAGGGCAGAAAGATGAAGTGACCTACGGTGTGTGTTGCAACCCGGACGGGAAGGGTGGGTTCGAATACATCGCCGGCGTGGAAATCAGCCGGCTCGACGATTTGCCGGAGCAATACCGCTGGATCGAAATCCAGCCAGGCCATTACGCGGTCTTCGAACACAAAGGGCCATTGAAAAAGCTGCCGGATACGTTCCAATACATCTGGAAAGAGTGGCTGCCCCATTCCGGTTACGAAGCGGCGGGTCAGCCTGAATTCGAGCGCTACAGCGAAGACTTCAACCCCCGGACCGGCCAAGGCACCCTGGAAATCTGGATCCCGCTCAAGCCAAGCTGA
- a CDS encoding LysE family translocator gives MEFSSGFLLSLSLCLDIGVANIAMITLAMQRGYFQGFALGLGTCVGDLIYAVLALAGMTVLLQYEAVRWVLWVGGSVLLLYFAAKMIHSAIYHSAVLAEAGEVQGNSSRQEFLRGIFLAMSSPSAILWFAAVGGTLIARSGGGTLLSSALFLSGFLCAGLLWCAALCLAATQGGKLLGDKLLRYSYWASAAIFCYFAVYVIVSGYNEFVGSAVTAALPGI, from the coding sequence ATGGAATTTTCCAGCGGCTTCCTGCTGAGCCTTTCGCTGTGCCTGGACATTGGCGTGGCCAATATCGCGATGATCACCCTGGCGATGCAGCGCGGCTATTTCCAGGGGTTCGCCCTGGGCCTGGGCACCTGCGTGGGCGATCTGATCTATGCCGTCCTGGCCTTGGCCGGCATGACCGTGTTGCTGCAATACGAAGCGGTGCGCTGGGTGCTGTGGGTCGGCGGCTCGGTGCTGTTGCTGTACTTCGCGGCCAAGATGATCCACTCGGCGATCTATCACAGCGCGGTATTGGCCGAGGCCGGTGAAGTGCAGGGCAACTCTTCGCGCCAGGAGTTCTTGCGCGGGATTTTCCTGGCCATGTCATCGCCCAGTGCCATCCTCTGGTTCGCGGCGGTGGGCGGTACGCTGATCGCCCGTTCGGGCGGCGGAACCTTGCTCAGCTCGGCGCTGTTTCTCAGTGGTTTTCTCTGCGCCGGGCTGCTGTGGTGCGCGGCTTTGTGCCTGGCGGCGACCCAGGGTGGCAAACTGTTGGGGGATAAATTGTTGCGTTATTCCTATTGGGCATCCGCCGCGATCTTCTGCTATTTCGCGGTGTACGTGATTGTTTCTGGCTACAACGAGTTTGTAGGAAGCGCCGTCACCGCGGCCCTGCCTGGCATCTGA
- the alaC gene encoding alanine transaminase, with protein MAEQGSPRRFARIDRLPPYVFNITAELKMAARRRGEDIIDLSMGNPDGATPPHIVEKLVTVAQREDTHGYSTSKGIPRLRRAISRWYKDRYEVDIDPETEAIVTIGSKEGLAHLMLATLDQGDTVLVPNPSYPIHIYGAVIAGAQVRSVPLVPGVDFFDELERAIRGSIPKPKMMILGFPSNPTAQCVELDFFERVIALAKQYDVLVIHDLAYADIVYDGWKAPSIMQVPGAKDIAVEFFTLSKSYNMAGWRIGFMVGNPELVNALARIKSYHDYGTFTPLQVAAIAALEGDQQCVRDIAEQYRQRRNVLVKGLHELGWMVENPKASMYVWAKIPEAYAHLGSLEFAKKLLAEAKVCVSPGVGFGEYGDDHVRFALIENQDRIRQAVRGIRGMFRADGLVSKPNA; from the coding sequence ATGGCCGAACAAGGTTCGCCGCGCCGCTTTGCGCGCATCGATCGACTCCCCCCATATGTATTCAATATCACTGCCGAGCTGAAGATGGCTGCGCGTCGGCGCGGCGAAGACATCATCGACTTGAGCATGGGTAATCCCGACGGCGCCACGCCTCCACACATCGTGGAAAAACTGGTCACCGTCGCCCAGCGTGAAGACACCCACGGTTATTCCACCTCCAAAGGCATCCCGCGCCTGCGCCGCGCCATTTCGCGCTGGTACAAGGACCGCTATGAGGTGGACATCGACCCGGAAACCGAAGCCATCGTCACCATCGGTTCCAAGGAAGGCCTGGCCCACCTGATGCTGGCCACCCTGGACCAGGGCGACACGGTGCTGGTGCCCAACCCCAGCTATCCGATCCACATCTACGGCGCGGTGATCGCCGGCGCCCAGGTGCGCTCGGTGCCGTTGGTGCCTGGAGTGGATTTCTTCGACGAACTGGAGCGGGCCATTCGCGGCTCGATCCCCAAGCCGAAGATGATGATCCTCGGCTTTCCGTCCAACCCCACCGCCCAGTGCGTGGAGCTGGACTTCTTCGAGCGGGTCATCGCCCTGGCCAAGCAGTACGACGTGCTGGTGATCCACGACCTGGCCTACGCCGACATCGTCTATGACGGCTGGAAAGCCCCGTCGATCATGCAAGTGCCGGGCGCGAAAGACATCGCGGTGGAGTTCTTCACCCTGTCCAAGAGCTACAACATGGCCGGCTGGCGCATCGGGTTCATGGTGGGCAACCCGGAACTGGTCAACGCCCTGGCGCGGATCAAGAGCTACCACGACTACGGCACCTTCACGCCGCTGCAAGTGGCCGCCATCGCCGCCCTCGAAGGCGACCAGCAATGCGTGCGCGACATCGCCGAGCAGTACCGCCAGCGCCGCAACGTGCTGGTCAAGGGCCTGCATGAGCTGGGCTGGATGGTAGAGAACCCGAAGGCATCGATGTACGTCTGGGCCAAGATTCCCGAGGCCTATGCGCACCTGGGTTCGTTGGAGTTTGCCAAGAAGCTGCTGGCCGAAGCCAAGGTCTGCGTCTCGCCGGGGGTGGGGTTCGGGGAGTATGGGGATGATCACGTGCGCTTTGCGCTGATCGAGAACCAGGACCGGATTCGCCAGGCGGTGCGTGGGATCCGTGGGATGTTCAGGGCGGATGGGTTGGTAAGCAAACCTAACGCCTGA